Proteins encoded in a region of the Lathamus discolor isolate bLatDis1 chromosome Z, bLatDis1.hap1, whole genome shotgun sequence genome:
- the PRUNE2 gene encoding protein prune homolog 2 isoform X3, with protein MDIPFAEGVLSPSSTEMRPEPPNSLDLNGSHPRRIKLTAPNINLSLDQSEGSILSDDNLDTPDEIDINVDDLDTPDEADSFEYTGQEEQTATKDASQEESESIPEYTAEEEREDNRLWRTVVIGEQEQRIDMKVIEPYKKVISHGGYYGDGLNAIIVFAACFLPDSSRTDYNYVMENLFLYVISTLELMVAEDYMIVYLNGATPRSRMPGLGWMKRCYQMIDRRLRKNLKSFIIVHPSWFIRTILAVTRPFISSKFSSKIQYVNTLAELREMIPMEYVHIPDSIVKYDEERCIKRRMRTSCLSNDPEITSVEQDIDMTLK; from the exons ATGGACATCCCTTTTGCTGAGGGTGTACTAAGCCCAAGTTCTACAGAGATGAGACCTG AACCTCCCAATTCTCTTGATCTAAACGGTTCTCATCCCAGAAGGATAAAGCTCACTGCTCCAAATATCAATCTGTCTTTGGACCAGAGCGAAGGGTCTATACTTTCTGATGATAATTTGGATACACCGGATGAAATTGACATCAATGTAGATGACCTTGACACTCCTGATGAAGCAGACTCTTTTGAATACACTGGACAAG aagagcagactgcTACTAAGGATGCTTCCCAGGAGGAGTCTGAATCAATTCCAGAGTACACTGCTGAAGAAGAGCGAGAGGATAACAGGTTATGGAGAACAGTGGTTATTGGAGAACAAGAACAAAGAATTGATATGAAAGTGATTGAACCTTACAAAAAGGTCATTTCACATGGAG GATACTATGGTGATGGTCTGAATGCTATCATTGTGTTTGCAGCATGCTTCTTGCCAGACAGCAGTCGAACTGATTACAACTATGTCATGGAAAATCTTTTCCT CTACGTAATCAGTACCTTAGAGCTCATGGTAGCTGAAGACTATATGATTGTCTACTTGAATGGAGCAACACCAAGAAGCAGGATGCCTGGACTGGGCTGGATGAAAAGATGTTACCAGATGATTGATCGACG gtTACGGAAGAATTTGAAATCATTTATAATTGTTCATCCATCATGGTTTATCAGGACAATTCTGGCTGTGACACGACCTTTTATAAG ctctAAGTTCAGCAGTAAGATACAGTATGTCAACACATTGGCAGAGCTTCGTGAGATGATTCCAATGGAATACGTGCACATACCAGACAGTATTGTCAA GTATGATGAAGAGAGGTGTATTAAGAGAAGAATGAG AACTAGCTGCCTTTCAAATGATCCAGAAATCACTTCAGTGGAGCAAGA CATTGACATGACCCTGAAATGA